Within bacterium, the genomic segment ACAGGCCTCGGCGTAATGTGCGCCTACGGACGTGCCGGAACGCAACATCTGTCCCGCAATGACTTTTGCAGCGCCGGTCTTCGGCAGACTACCATACATACGAATGATGCGCAATGCAAACTGCCTTGTCCTCGGCCTCAAATCATCCCGCTTCAA encodes:
- a CDS encoding four helix bundle protein; its protein translation is MNLKRDDLRPRTRQFALRIIRMYGSLPKTGAAKVIAGQMLRSGTSVGAHYAEACHAKSRADFVCKIEGAMQELEETRYWSASQKHQRGMRDFSRW